Proteins found in one Pseudomonas mosselii genomic segment:
- the hrpA gene encoding ATP-dependent RNA helicase HrpA translates to MTDHAIDQLLKNLDHAMIADRHRLRRQLHELRKRPDEGKLAQWVEKVQASCAQVTARQQSVPSIRYDDNLPIAAKRDEIKKALAEHQVLVIAGETGSGKTTQLPKICLELGRGSHGLIAHTQPRRIAARSVAARVAEELGTPLGALVGYQVRFEDQSDSNTLVKLMTDGILLAETQHDRFLERYDTIIVDEAHERSLNIDFLLGYLKTLLHRRPDLKLIITSATIDLERFSKHFDGAPIIEVSGRTYPVETWYRPLTSEHDEEGNQVEEDLSVDQAILASLDEIAQHERSQGKGPGDVLVFLPGEREIRDAAEILRKAQLRHTEILPLYARLSPAEQQRIFQSHSGRRVVLATNVAETSLTVPGIRYVIDSGTARISRYSYRAKVQRLPIEAVSQASANQRKGRCGRVEPGICIRLYSEDDFNGRPAFTDPEILRTNLAAVILQMLHLRLGAIDAFPFIEPPDGKAISDGFNLLQELSAVNRENQLTPLGRQLARLPIDPRLGRMLLEGARQGSLQEVLIVASALSVQDPRERPPERQQAADQAHAQWKDVDSDFAALVNLWRAFEEQRQALTASPLRNWCRKNFLNYLRLREWRDAHRQLALICRDLQLAVNKDACDYQPLHKAILSGLLSQIGQKTEEGDYQGARQRRFWVHPSSGIGRKRPQWVMAAELVETTKLYARMVAKIEPDWIEPLATHLIKKNHFEPHWEKKRGQVVAYEQITLYGLILVGRRPVHFGPIDPVTSRELFIRDGLVGGEIQSRAKCLAANKRLLEQLDELEAKARRRDILADEETLYAFYEARLPEEIHQTATFDSWYRMNSQKDPNLLIMREEDVLAREASEVTAAQYPDHLQVGDLRLSLSYHFEPNHPRDGVTVRVPAPLLPNLPGERLEWLVPGLLEAKCIALVRNLPKALRKNFVPVPDFVKAALSRMAFGQGALPQALGQELLRMTGARVSDEAWAEAAGLVEGHLRMNIEVVDAQGKFLGEGRDLAELTARFAAASQAALALPRSEKAEQPVQAKAFAQVAQTAQQKIAGLSMTVYPALVEDNGTVREGRFSTQAEAEFQHRRALQRLLLQQLAEPAKFLRGKLPGLTELGLLYRELGRVEALVEDILLASLDSCVLEGEDPLPRDGAGLASLAERKRGNWTEHAERLARLTLEVLKLWHGLQKRFKGKIDLSQAVALNDIKQQLANLVYPGFVREIPGAWFKELPRYLKAVELRLEKLGSQVQKDRVWSAELANCWAQYRARADKHAQEGKRDEQLTLYRWLLEEYRVSLFAQQLGTKVPVSDKRLSKQWSQVEA, encoded by the coding sequence ATGACAGATCACGCCATCGACCAACTGCTGAAGAACCTCGACCACGCCATGATCGCCGACCGCCATCGGTTGCGCCGGCAATTGCACGAGCTGCGCAAGCGCCCCGACGAGGGCAAGCTCGCGCAGTGGGTGGAAAAGGTCCAGGCCTCCTGCGCCCAGGTCACCGCGCGCCAGCAGAGCGTGCCGAGCATTCGTTACGACGACAACCTGCCCATCGCCGCCAAGCGCGACGAGATCAAGAAGGCCCTGGCCGAGCACCAGGTGCTGGTGATCGCCGGCGAGACCGGTTCCGGCAAGACCACCCAGCTGCCGAAGATCTGCCTGGAGCTGGGCCGCGGCAGCCATGGCCTGATTGCCCACACCCAGCCCCGGCGGATCGCCGCGCGCAGCGTGGCGGCGCGGGTCGCGGAGGAGCTGGGCACGCCGTTGGGGGCGCTGGTCGGCTACCAGGTGCGCTTCGAGGACCAGAGCGATTCGAACACCCTGGTCAAGCTGATGACTGACGGTATCCTGCTGGCCGAGACCCAGCACGACCGCTTCCTCGAGCGCTACGACACGATCATCGTCGATGAGGCCCATGAGCGCAGCCTGAATATCGACTTCCTGCTCGGCTATCTCAAGACCCTGCTGCACCGCCGCCCGGACCTGAAGCTGATCATCACCTCGGCGACCATCGACCTGGAGCGCTTCTCCAAGCACTTCGACGGCGCGCCGATCATCGAGGTGTCCGGGCGTACCTACCCGGTGGAAACCTGGTACCGACCGCTGACCAGCGAGCACGACGAGGAGGGCAACCAGGTCGAGGAGGACCTTTCCGTCGACCAGGCGATCCTCGCCAGCCTCGACGAGATCGCCCAGCACGAGCGCAGCCAGGGCAAGGGCCCGGGCGATGTGCTGGTGTTCCTGCCCGGCGAGCGCGAGATTCGCGACGCCGCCGAGATCCTGCGCAAGGCGCAGCTGCGCCACACCGAGATCCTGCCGCTGTATGCGCGGCTGTCGCCGGCCGAGCAGCAGCGGATCTTCCAGTCCCACAGCGGCCGGCGCGTGGTGCTGGCGACCAACGTCGCCGAAACCTCGCTGACGGTGCCGGGCATCCGCTACGTGATCGACAGCGGCACCGCGCGCATCAGCCGCTACAGCTACCGCGCCAAGGTCCAGCGCCTGCCCATCGAGGCGGTGTCCCAGGCCAGCGCCAACCAGCGTAAAGGCCGCTGCGGCCGGGTCGAGCCGGGCATCTGCATCCGCCTGTACAGCGAGGACGATTTCAACGGCCGGCCGGCGTTCACCGACCCGGAGATCCTGCGCACCAACCTGGCCGCGGTGATCCTGCAGATGCTGCACCTGCGCCTGGGCGCGATCGACGCCTTCCCGTTCATCGAGCCGCCGGATGGCAAAGCCATCAGCGACGGCTTCAACCTGTTGCAGGAACTGTCGGCGGTCAACCGCGAGAACCAGCTGACGCCGCTGGGCCGCCAGCTGGCGCGCCTGCCGATCGATCCGCGTTTGGGCCGCATGCTGCTCGAAGGCGCCCGCCAGGGCAGCCTGCAGGAAGTGCTGATCGTCGCCAGCGCGCTGTCGGTGCAGGACCCGCGCGAGCGCCCGCCGGAGCGCCAGCAGGCCGCTGACCAGGCCCATGCGCAGTGGAAGGATGTCGATTCCGACTTCGCCGCGCTGGTCAACCTGTGGCGTGCTTTCGAGGAGCAGCGCCAGGCGCTGACCGCCAGCCCGCTGCGCAACTGGTGCCGCAAGAACTTCCTCAACTACCTGCGCCTGCGCGAGTGGCGTGACGCCCATCGCCAGCTGGCGCTGATCTGCCGCGACCTGCAATTGGCGGTGAACAAGGACGCCTGCGACTACCAGCCCCTGCACAAGGCGATTCTCAGCGGCCTGCTCAGCCAGATCGGCCAGAAGACCGAGGAGGGCGACTATCAGGGCGCGCGTCAGCGGCGTTTCTGGGTTCACCCGTCGTCGGGCATCGGCCGCAAGCGACCGCAGTGGGTGATGGCCGCGGAACTGGTGGAGACCACCAAGCTGTATGCGCGCATGGTGGCCAAGATCGAGCCGGACTGGATCGAGCCGCTGGCCACCCACCTGATCAAGAAGAACCACTTCGAACCGCACTGGGAGAAGAAGCGCGGCCAGGTGGTGGCCTACGAGCAGATTACTCTCTATGGGCTGATCCTGGTCGGCCGTCGACCGGTGCATTTCGGCCCGATCGATCCGGTCACTTCCCGCGAGCTGTTCATCCGCGACGGCCTGGTCGGTGGCGAGATCCAGTCCCGGGCCAAGTGCCTGGCGGCCAACAAGCGCCTGCTCGAGCAGCTCGACGAGTTGGAGGCCAAGGCCCGCCGGCGCGATATTCTGGCCGACGAGGAGACACTGTACGCCTTCTACGAGGCGCGCCTGCCCGAAGAGATCCACCAGACGGCGACCTTCGACAGCTGGTACCGGATGAACAGCCAGAAGGATCCGAACCTGCTGATCATGCGCGAAGAGGACGTGCTCGCCCGCGAGGCCAGCGAGGTCACCGCCGCGCAGTATCCGGACCACCTGCAGGTGGGCGATCTGCGCCTGTCGCTGAGCTATCACTTCGAACCGAACCACCCGCGTGACGGCGTGACCGTGCGGGTGCCGGCGCCGCTGTTGCCGAACCTGCCGGGCGAACGCCTGGAATGGCTGGTGCCCGGTCTGCTTGAGGCCAAGTGCATCGCACTGGTGCGCAACCTGCCCAAGGCCCTGCGCAAGAACTTCGTGCCGGTGCCCGACTTCGTCAAGGCGGCCCTGTCGCGTATGGCGTTCGGCCAAGGGGCATTGCCGCAGGCGCTGGGCCAGGAGTTGCTGCGCATGACCGGAGCGCGGGTGTCGGACGAGGCCTGGGCGGAGGCGGCCGGGCTGGTGGAAGGCCATCTGCGCATGAACATCGAAGTGGTCGACGCCCAGGGCAAGTTCCTCGGCGAAGGTCGCGACCTCGCCGAGCTGACCGCCCGCTTCGCCGCCGCCAGCCAGGCGGCGCTGGCCCTGCCGCGCAGCGAGAAGGCCGAGCAGCCGGTACAGGCCAAGGCCTTCGCGCAGGTGGCGCAGACCGCCCAGCAGAAGATCGCCGGGCTGTCGATGACGGTCTATCCGGCGCTGGTCGAGGACAACGGCACGGTGCGCGAGGGGCGCTTCTCGACCCAGGCCGAAGCCGAGTTCCAGCACCGTCGCGCCTTGCAGCGCCTGTTGCTGCAACAGCTGGCGGAGCCGGCCAAGTTCCTGCGCGGCAAGCTGCCGGGGCTGACTGAGCTGGGGCTGCTGTACCGTGAACTGGGCCGGGTCGAGGCGCTGGTCGAGGATATCCTCCTGGCCAGCCTCGACAGCTGTGTGCTGGAAGGCGAAGACCCGCTGCCGCGTGATGGCGCGGGCCTGGCCTCGCTGGCCGAACGCAAGCGCGGCAACTGGACCGAGCACGCCGAACGCCTGGCCCGCCTTACCCTGGAGGTACTGAAGCTGTGGCATGGCCTGCAGAAGCGCTTCAAGGGCAAGATCGACCTGAGCCAGGCGGTGGCGCTCAACGACATCAAGCAGCAGTTGGCCAACCTGGTGTACCCGGGCTTCGTGCGGGAGATACCGGGTGCCTGGTTCAAGGAGCTGCCACGTTATCTCAAGGCGGTGGAGTTGCGTCTGGAGAAACTGGGGTCTCAGGTGCAGAAGGACCGGGTGTGGAGCGCCGAGCTGGCCAATTGCTGGGCGCAGTACCGGGCCCGCGCCGACAAGCATGCCCAGGAAGGCAAGCGCGATGAGCAGCTGACCCTGTACCGCTGGCTGCTGGAGGAATACCGGGTGTCGTTGTTTGCCCAGCAACTGGGGACGAAGGTGCCGGTTTCCGACAAGCGACTGAGCAAACAGTGGAGTCAGGTGGAAGCCTAA
- a CDS encoding NAD(P)/FAD-dependent oxidoreductase has product MNAAVNNGPAQRAPSYYSATLNDTTEYPTLKGTVQVDVAIIGGGFTGVATAVELAERGLKVAIVETNRIGWGASGRNGGQVTGSLSGDEAMRTQMRDRLGAEVDDFIWHLRWRGHQIIEQRVERYGIQCDLKHGHLHAAMKPSHMNELRAFEAEAQRRGMGDQVQLLDRSAMQRHLQSPLYLGALKNRRNLHLHPLNLCLGEARAAHGLGALVFENSEVLEIVHGPRPAVVTAQGRIEARQVMLAGDVYHKLEKRQLKGKIFPAMGGIVTTAPLGDLAEQINPQDLAVYDCRFVLDYYRLTADKRLLFGGGANYSGRDSRDIEGELRPCIERTFPALKGVPIEFQWSCAMGIVVNRIPQLGKLSDNVWYCQGYSGHGIATSHIMGEIMAEALTGTLEKFDTFAGCRHIKVPMGDLLGNPLLAAGMWYYQMLEKLR; this is encoded by the coding sequence ATGAACGCAGCAGTGAACAACGGCCCGGCCCAGCGCGCGCCGTCCTATTACAGCGCCACCCTCAACGACACGACCGAATACCCCACGCTCAAGGGCACGGTGCAGGTGGACGTGGCGATCATCGGCGGCGGCTTCACCGGCGTGGCCACCGCGGTGGAACTGGCCGAGCGTGGCCTGAAGGTGGCCATCGTCGAGACCAACCGCATCGGCTGGGGCGCCAGCGGGCGCAACGGCGGCCAGGTCACCGGCAGCCTGTCGGGCGACGAGGCCATGCGCACGCAGATGCGCGACCGGCTGGGCGCCGAGGTGGACGATTTCATCTGGCACCTGCGCTGGCGCGGCCACCAGATCATCGAGCAGCGCGTCGAGCGCTACGGCATCCAGTGCGACCTCAAGCACGGCCACCTGCACGCGGCGATGAAACCGTCGCACATGAACGAGCTGCGCGCCTTCGAGGCCGAGGCCCAACGCCGCGGCATGGGCGACCAGGTGCAACTGCTCGACCGCAGCGCCATGCAGCGCCACCTGCAAAGCCCGCTGTACCTCGGCGCGCTGAAGAACCGCCGCAACCTGCACCTGCACCCGCTCAACCTGTGCCTGGGCGAGGCCCGCGCCGCCCACGGGCTGGGTGCGCTGGTGTTCGAAAACTCCGAGGTGCTGGAGATCGTCCACGGCCCGCGCCCGGCGGTGGTCACCGCCCAGGGACGGATCGAGGCACGCCAGGTGATGCTGGCAGGCGACGTGTATCACAAGCTGGAAAAGCGCCAACTCAAGGGCAAGATCTTCCCGGCCATGGGCGGCATCGTCACCACCGCGCCGCTGGGCGATCTGGCCGAGCAGATCAACCCGCAGGACCTGGCGGTGTACGACTGCCGTTTCGTCCTCGACTACTACCGCCTGACCGCCGACAAGCGCCTGCTGTTCGGCGGCGGCGCCAACTACTCCGGGCGTGATTCACGGGACATCGAAGGCGAACTGCGCCCGTGCATCGAGCGCACCTTCCCGGCGCTAAAGGGCGTGCCGATCGAGTTCCAGTGGAGCTGCGCCATGGGCATCGTGGTCAACCGCATCCCGCAGCTGGGCAAGCTGTCGGACAACGTCTGGTACTGCCAGGGGTATTCCGGGCACGGCATCGCCACCAGCCATATCATGGGCGAGATCATGGCCGAGGCATTGACCGGGACACTGGAGAAGTTCGATACGTTCGCGGGCTGCCGGCACATCAAGGTGCCGATGGGCGACTTGCTGGGCAATCCGCTGCTGGCGGCGGGGATGTGGTACTACCAGATGCTGGAAAAGCTGCGCTGA
- a CDS encoding glutamine synthetase family protein, with product MHFAPAEQARRFLADNPDIDLIELFILDANGVPRGKLLHREELLAVFESGRPLPSTILGLTLNGDDVEDSGLVWDVGDIDCRAYPLDGSLVRLPWRRVPTAAVQVSMHPSEGLPASVADPRHVLLRVIDALKADGFHPVMACELEFYLLDQQRDAQGRPQPALDSDGGRPRGTQVYGLRELEQIEPFLADLYAACKAQGIPARTAISEYAPGQVEITLEHGDALEAMDQAVRYKRLVKGVANAHGMQACFMAKPFAQLAGTGMHMHLSLADAAGNNLFASEDKAGTPLLRQAVAGMLRHLRESLLMFCPNANSFRRFQANSYAPLAPTWGVDNRTVSLRVPGGPANSRHIEHRICGADANPYLAAAAILAATHQGIREQLDPGAPVEGNGYAQAGEHLPTDWLTVLEALENSSWAREALGEAFLGVYLKVKLAEYRQFMAEVGEQDWRWYLHQA from the coding sequence ATGCACTTTGCCCCCGCAGAGCAAGCCAGGCGTTTCCTGGCCGACAACCCCGATATCGACCTGATCGAACTGTTCATCCTCGATGCCAACGGCGTGCCACGCGGCAAGCTGCTGCACCGCGAGGAGCTGCTGGCAGTGTTCGAAAGCGGCCGCCCGCTGCCCAGCACCATCCTCGGCCTGACCCTAAACGGCGACGATGTCGAAGATTCGGGCCTGGTCTGGGACGTCGGCGACATCGACTGCCGTGCCTATCCGCTGGACGGCAGCCTGGTACGCCTACCCTGGCGCCGGGTGCCGACCGCCGCCGTGCAGGTCAGCATGCACCCCAGCGAAGGCCTGCCGGCCAGCGTGGCCGATCCGCGCCATGTGCTGCTGCGGGTGATCGACGCGCTCAAGGCCGATGGTTTCCACCCGGTGATGGCCTGCGAGCTGGAGTTCTACCTGCTCGACCAGCAGCGCGACGCCCAAGGCCGGCCGCAGCCAGCGCTGGACAGCGACGGAGGACGTCCGCGCGGGACCCAGGTGTATGGCCTGCGCGAGCTGGAGCAGATCGAACCCTTCCTCGCCGACCTCTATGCCGCCTGCAAGGCCCAGGGCATCCCGGCCCGCACGGCGATCTCCGAATACGCGCCCGGCCAGGTGGAGATCACCCTGGAACACGGCGACGCACTCGAGGCGATGGACCAGGCCGTGCGCTACAAGCGCCTGGTCAAGGGCGTCGCCAACGCCCACGGCATGCAGGCCTGCTTCATGGCCAAGCCGTTTGCCCAGCTGGCCGGCACCGGCATGCACATGCACCTGAGCCTGGCTGACGCCGCCGGCAACAACCTGTTCGCCAGCGAGGACAAGGCGGGCACCCCGCTGCTGCGCCAGGCGGTGGCCGGCATGCTGCGTCACCTGCGCGAATCGTTGCTGATGTTCTGCCCCAACGCCAACTCGTTCCGCCGCTTCCAGGCCAACAGCTATGCACCGCTGGCACCGACCTGGGGCGTGGACAACCGCACCGTCAGCCTGCGCGTACCCGGTGGCCCGGCCAACAGCCGGCATATCGAGCACCGTATCTGCGGCGCCGACGCCAACCCCTACCTGGCCGCCGCCGCGATTCTCGCCGCCACCCACCAGGGCATCCGTGAACAACTCGATCCCGGCGCACCGGTCGAGGGCAACGGCTATGCCCAGGCCGGCGAACACCTGCCCACCGACTGGCTCACCGTCCTCGAGGCCCTGGAAAATTCGAGCTGGGCCCGAGAGGCGCTGGGCGAGGCCTTCCTCGGCGTCTACCTCAAGGTCAAGCTCGCCGAGTACCGCCAGTTCATGGCCGAGGTCGGCGAGCAGGACTGGCGCTGGTACCTGCACCAGGCCTGA